From Mus musculus strain C57BL/6J chromosome 8, GRCm38.p6 C57BL/6J, a single genomic window includes:
- the Defa38 gene encoding predicted gene 14851 precursor — protein MKTLVLLSALALLAFQVQADPIQNTDEETKTEEQPEEEDQAVSVSFGGTEGSALQDVAQRRFLWCRKCPVCQKCQVCQKCPVCPTCPQCPKQPLCEERQNKTAITTQAPNTQHKGC, from the exons ATGAAGACACttgtcctcctctctgcccttgcCCTGCTGGCCTTCCAGGTCCAGGCTGATCCTATCCAAAACACAGATGAAGAGACTAAAACTGAGGAGCAGCCAGAGGAAGAGGACCAGgctgtttctgtctcctttggAGGCACAGAAGGCTCTGCTCTTCAAGATGTAG CCCAACGAAGGTTTCTGTGGTGCCGGAAGTGCCCAGTGTGCCAGAAGTGCCAAGTGTGCCAGAAGTGCCCTGTGTGCCCCACATGCCCTCAGTGCCCAAAGCAGCCATTGTGCGaagaaaggcaaaataaaactGCAATCACCACCCAAGCTCCAAATACACAGCATAAAGGCTGTTGA